One genomic segment of Acomys russatus chromosome 6, mAcoRus1.1, whole genome shotgun sequence includes these proteins:
- the LOC127190974 gene encoding eukaryotic initiation factor 4A-I-like, with the protein MLSRGFKDQIYDIFQKLNSNTQVVLLSATMPSDVLEVTKKFMRDPVRILVKKEELTLEGIHQFYINVEREEWKLDTLCDLYETLTITQAVIFINTRRKVDWLTEKMHARDFTVSAMHGDIERNEM; encoded by the coding sequence ATGTTAAGCCGTGGGTTCAAGGACCAGATCTATGATATATTTCAGAAGCTTAACAGTAACACACAGGTAGTTTTGTTGTCTGCTACAATGCCTTCTGACGTCCTTGAGGTGACCAAGAAGTTCATGAGAGACCCCGTTCGGATTCTTGTCAAGAAGGAAGAGTTGACCCTGGAGGGTATCCACCAGTTCTACATCAATGTGGAGCGAGAGGAGTGGAAGCTCGATACGCTGTGTGACTTGTATGAGACCCTGACTATCACCCAGGCGGTGATCTTCATCAATACCAGAAGGAAGGTGGACTGGCTGACGGAGAAGATGCATGCCCGGGATTTCACTGTTTCTGCCATGCATGGAGATATAGAAAGGAACGAGATGTGA